The following proteins come from a genomic window of Melospiza georgiana isolate bMelGeo1 chromosome 3, bMelGeo1.pri, whole genome shotgun sequence:
- the MTRES1 gene encoding mitochondrial transcription rescue factor 1: MTGFRLPVSTFRKLNVWIGLWEKFPSNKLYPTWRRSLFCSCQASTVNYRRCFSFSPVRLSALRLSPEYISVLSLRNKSSKSSKKSRQSVQEEEEEEDEEESNLEDEFEDDPNVVKDYKDLEKVVQSLRYDVILKAGLDMARNKVEDAFYNNELRLNGEKLWKKSRTVKLGDTLDLIIGEDKETGSAVVMRVVLKKLSDKTENEKYKVVLRRWKNLKVPKQDVLK; this comes from the exons ATGACTGGCTTCAGACTCCCCGTTAGCACTTTCAGAAAACTAAATGTCTGGATCGGACTGTGGGAGAAATTTCCCTCAAATAAACTCTATCCCACTTGGAGGAGAAGCTTATTCTGCAGCTGTCAAGCAAGCACAGTAAACTACAGAAGATGTTTCAGTTTTTCTCCAGTCAGACTCAGTGCACTAAGACTCTCTCCAGAGTATATCTCAGTACTTTCTCTGAGgaacaaaagcagcaaaagctcTAAAAAGAGCAGACAAAGTGtgcaagaggaggaggaagaagaggatgaAGAGGAAAGTAATTTGGAAGATGAATTTGAGGATGACCCCAATGTAGTAAAAGATTACAAGGATCTTGAAAAAGTAGTGCAGTCTCTTCGATATGATGTGATCTTGAAAGCCGGTCTAGACATGGCAAGAAA taaaGTAGAAGACGCATTCTACAATAATGAACTCAGGCTGAATGGAGAAAAACTATGGAAGAAAAGTAGAACT gtGAAACTTGGTGACACACTGGATCTCATAATAGGTGAAGATAAAGAAACAGGAAGTGCTGTAGTTATGCGGGtagtcttaaaaaaattatctgacaaaactgaaaatgaaaaatacaaagttGTTTTGAGGCGTTGGAAAAACTTAAAAGTGCCCAAACAGGATGTACTTAAGTAA
- the LOC131081705 gene encoding taste receptor type 2 member 7-like: MEACHPPQQSNVTAYGATTVAITTLEAFPGMWINAFIVCVLCIAWVKKKMWNSNEKILLLLGCSRIRFVCFAWVYQFISIIYPNILHVQTILQLLASCAAVFNYSNLWVSACLCGFYCIKIANFRNSFFIYLKGKVDRMVPWLLLGSEIVAWAMGVVVYDLHETLQRNNITATCQGNFWEVTITKDIHLLFSCFLSGLVFALPFLAVMFSAVFLLFSLWRHKCTMQTSSMKDLSMDAHIRAMKSVLSFLVMYSINFVCLLLTIIYAMKKENIITLLIYIYLFAFPGVHSLILIFSNPKLEKAMLKILSYMKCEFFTK; this comes from the coding sequence ATGGAAGCTTGTCACCCTCCACAGCAATCCAATGTCACTGCATACGGGGCCACAACTGTGGCCATCACCACCCTGGAGGCATTTCCTGGCATGTGGATCAATGCTTTCATCGTTTGTGTGCTTTGCATTGCCTGggtcaaaaagaaaatgtggaaTTCTAATGAGAAgatcttgctgctgctgggatgctccaggattCGCTTTGTATGCTTCGCATGGGTATACCAGTTCATTTCCATAATTTATCCCAACATCCTTCATGTTCAAACCATACTTCAACTACTTGCATCTTGTGCAGCTGTTTTTAATTATTCCAACTTGTGGgtctcagcctgtctttgtGGTTTCTACTGCATAAAAATTGCCAATTTCAGGAACAGCTTCTTCATCTACCTGAAAGGAAAAGTTGACAGGATGGTGCCCTGGCTCTTGTTGGGGTCAGAGATTGTAGCCTGGGCTATGGGCGTTGTTGTCTATGACCTCCATGAAACTCTGCAGAGGAACAACATCACTGCCACCTGCCAAGGAAATTTTTGGGAAGTAACTATCACAAAGGACATacatcttttgttttcctgttttctttctggCCTTGTGTTTGCTCTTCCATTCCTGGCAGTcatgttttctgctgttttccttctcttttccctctggaGACACAAGTGCACCATGCAGACAAGCTCCATGAAGGACCTCAGCATGGATGCCCACATCAGAGCCATGAAATCTGTCCTCTCCTTCTTAGTGATGTACAGCATCAACTTTGTATGTTTGCTCTTGACAATAATTTATGccatgaagaaagaaaatatcatcACACTCCTTATTTACATATATCTGTTTGCTTTTCCTGGTGTTCATTCACTTATTCTGATTTTCAGTAATCCCAAGCTGGAAAAAGCAATGCTAAAGATTCTCTCCTATATGAAGTGTGAGTTTTTCACGAAATAG
- the LOC131081716 gene encoding taste receptor type 2 member 9-like, with product MEACHPPQQFNVTAYGATAVAIITLEAFAGMWINAFIVCVLCIAWVQKKMWNSNEKILLLLGCSRISNLCSSWVPHFLSKIYPNYLYAHIILPLLAIFQTFSNYSNLWVSACLCGFYCIKVANFRNRFFIYLKGKVDRMMPWLLLGSEILALAMGIVIYDLMETAPSSNLTFTCQENFWEARITMDKHFFSSFFLTGFGYAASFLVVTFAAVFLLFSLWRHKRTMQTSSMKDLSMDAHIRAMKSVLSFLVMYSINFVCLVLTIIYAMKKENIMTLLISVYLFAFPGVHSLILIFSNPKLEKALLKILSCMKCEFFTK from the coding sequence ATGGAAGCTTGTCACCCTCCACAGCAATTCAATGTCACTGCATatggagccacagctgtggccaTCATCACCCTGGAGGCATTTGCAGGCATGTGGATCAATGCTTTCATCGTTTGTGTGCTTTGCATTGCCTGGGTCCAAAAGAAAATGTGGAACTCTAATGAGAAGATCTTGTTGCTCCTCGGATGCTCCAGGATATCCAATTTGTGCTCCTCATGGGTACCCCACTTCCTTTCAAAAATATATCCCAATTATCTTTATGCTCACATTATACTTCCACTACTTGCAATTTTTCAAACCTTTTCTAATTATTCCAACTTGTGGgtctcagcctgtctttgtGGTTTCTACTGCATAAAAGTTGCCAATTTCAGGAACAGGTTCTTCATCTACCTGAAAGGAAAAGTTGACAGGATGATGCCCTGGCTCTTGTTGGGGTCAGAAATTTTAGCCTTGGCTATGGGCATCGTTATCTATGACCTCATGGAAACTGCACCGAGTAGCAACCTGACTTTCACCTGCCAAGAAAACTTTTGGGAAGCAAGAATCACAATGGataaacattttttctcctctttttttctcactgGCTTTGGATATGCTGCCTCATTCCTGGTAGTCacctttgctgctgttttccttctcttttccctctggaGACACAAGCGCACCATGCAGACAAGCTCCATGAAGGACCTCAGCATGGATGCCCACATCAGAGCCATGAAATCTGTCCTCTCCTTCTTAGTGATGTACAGCATCAACTTTGTATGTTTGGTCTTGACAATAATTTATGccatgaagaaagaaaatatcatgACACTTCTTATATCTGTATATCTGTTTGCTTTTCCAGGTGTTCATTCACTTATTCTGATTTTCAGTAATCCCAAGCTGGAAAAGGCATTGCTAAAGATTCTCTCCTGTATGAAGTGTGAGTTTTTCACGAAATAG